One Halovivax ruber XH-70 genomic region harbors:
- a CDS encoding PadR family transcriptional regulator yields MRKSGPPKGLIAYLVLELLEEKPRYGYEILKEIKDLSGGHWEPSYGSVYPILYKFEEKGWAERIEREDEPDRKYFELTDDGAEELADRREETADNAREFADVILGFYHVYAVIATDERFTVPELENTWHFDEDFSRWIVEQVARHHEHYFDADFDRLDETPTEFYERHGLDEE; encoded by the coding sequence ATGCGGAAAAGTGGACCACCGAAGGGACTCATCGCCTATCTCGTCCTCGAGCTACTCGAAGAGAAGCCACGGTACGGGTACGAGATACTCAAGGAGATCAAGGATCTGAGCGGTGGCCACTGGGAACCGTCCTACGGATCGGTCTACCCCATCCTCTACAAGTTCGAGGAGAAGGGCTGGGCCGAGCGGATCGAACGCGAGGACGAACCGGATCGCAAGTACTTCGAACTCACCGACGACGGCGCCGAGGAACTCGCAGACCGGCGCGAGGAAACCGCCGACAACGCCCGCGAGTTCGCCGACGTCATCCTCGGCTTCTACCACGTCTACGCGGTCATCGCGACCGACGAGCGCTTTACCGTCCCCGAACTCGAGAACACCTGGCACTTCGACGAGGACTTCAGCCGCTGGATCGTCGAACAGGTCGCCAGACACCACGAACACTACTTCGACGCCGACTTCGATCGTCTCGACGAGACACCGACGGAGTTCTACGAGCGCCACGGCCTCGACGAGGAGTGA
- a CDS encoding class I SAM-dependent methyltransferase: MSDERTSNDDNHDRASSDEVPSRVTDDVLDQVAENGPLAVLVSEPRTEIAIESLRTEGVYDDERAVSPSTDGKITLPVTRPPTETQVVDIVRQVDPTYRTTDLDDVLEARGWTEADLENAPGSWAVVGDVVLVTIPPACPDEEAVADALLDLHGGAATVLADEGVDGVGREPQTRHLAGERDTETVHVEHGTHYALDPSEVMFSPGNQAERVRMGDVVETDEQVLDMFAGIGYFTLPMARAGASVTATELNPTAFRYLLENAVANGVADRIDAYNADCRDVAPGVRVDRVVMGYYGTSAADSDPHHSGADTSRSSEEPESRANAGHEFLPVALDALESGGTLHYHEACPESRLPDRPRSRLERAVADAGRELVDVEQRRVKTHSAGVVHVVLDATVE; the protein is encoded by the coding sequence ATGAGTGACGAGCGTACTTCGAACGACGACAACCACGACCGTGCGTCGAGCGACGAGGTCCCCAGTCGAGTCACCGACGACGTCCTCGATCAGGTCGCCGAGAACGGCCCGCTCGCCGTCCTCGTCTCGGAACCGCGAACGGAGATCGCGATCGAATCCCTCCGCACCGAGGGCGTCTACGACGACGAGCGCGCCGTCAGCCCGTCCACTGATGGGAAGATCACACTCCCAGTGACCCGGCCGCCCACGGAGACACAGGTCGTCGACATCGTTCGACAGGTGGATCCGACGTATCGGACGACCGATCTCGACGACGTGCTCGAAGCGCGGGGCTGGACCGAAGCGGACCTCGAAAACGCCCCCGGCTCCTGGGCCGTCGTCGGGGACGTCGTCCTCGTGACGATCCCGCCAGCGTGTCCCGACGAGGAAGCCGTCGCAGACGCACTGCTCGACCTCCACGGCGGCGCGGCGACCGTCCTCGCAGACGAGGGCGTCGACGGCGTCGGACGCGAACCGCAGACCCGTCACCTCGCTGGCGAGCGGGACACGGAGACGGTCCACGTCGAACACGGCACGCACTATGCGCTCGATCCGAGCGAGGTCATGTTCTCTCCCGGCAATCAGGCCGAACGGGTCCGGATGGGCGACGTCGTCGAGACCGACGAACAAGTCCTCGACATGTTCGCCGGGATCGGCTACTTCACGCTCCCGATGGCCCGCGCCGGCGCCAGCGTGACGGCGACGGAACTGAACCCGACCGCGTTTCGATACCTGCTCGAGAACGCCGTCGCAAACGGCGTCGCCGACAGGATCGACGCGTACAACGCCGACTGTCGCGACGTCGCGCCAGGCGTGCGAGTGGACAGAGTGGTCATGGGCTACTACGGGACGAGCGCCGCCGATAGCGATCCGCACCACTCCGGAGCCGACACCTCCCGATCGAGCGAGGAACCCGAGTCGCGGGCAAACGCCGGCCACGAGTTCCTCCCGGTCGCGCTCGACGCGCTCGAGTCGGGCGGCACCCTCCACTATCACGAGGCCTGTCCGGAAAGTCGCCTCCCTGACCGACCGCGATCGCGACTCGAACGCGCGGTTGCAGACGCCGGCCGTGAACTCGTGGACGTCGAGCAACGCCGCGTCAAGACCCACAGCGCGGGCGTCGTCCACGTCGTCCTGGACGCGACGGTCGAGTGA
- a CDS encoding DUF5786 family protein, protein MSMGAYDDDEHERREKQASTVDTDFDDERTIYHGQVEYDSGDSAEALLNQFQEIKSN, encoded by the coding sequence ATGTCAATGGGTGCCTATGACGACGACGAACACGAACGTCGTGAGAAGCAAGCGTCGACGGTCGATACGGACTTCGACGACGAACGGACGATCTACCACGGGCAGGTCGAGTACGACTCCGGCGACTCCGCAGAAGCGCTGTTGAACCAGTTCCAGGAGATCAAATCCAACTGA
- a CDS encoding peroxidase-related enzyme (This protein belongs to a clade of uncharacterized proteins related to peroxidases such as the alkylhydroperoxidase AhpD.), protein MVDLSADAMGNFPVPEFEDLPEDLRERIAEETERAGFTPNVFAGFAYKPSHFRAFFAYHDAIVDDAALAREEIEMIIVAVSGVNHCYYCNVAHGALVRIYAEDPLLADQLVANYRTADISDQHRTMLDVAVKLTERPAEVTREDLDELADAGFSEEAIWDIGAVTALFNLSNRMAMFADMRPNEEFHTLGRGGE, encoded by the coding sequence ATGGTCGACCTCTCAGCCGACGCCATGGGGAACTTCCCGGTACCCGAATTCGAGGATCTCCCCGAGGACCTTCGAGAACGCATCGCCGAGGAGACCGAGCGCGCGGGCTTCACCCCGAACGTCTTCGCCGGGTTCGCCTACAAGCCCTCACACTTCCGGGCCTTCTTCGCGTACCACGACGCGATCGTCGACGACGCCGCGCTCGCCCGGGAGGAGATCGAGATGATCATCGTCGCCGTCTCCGGCGTCAACCACTGCTACTACTGCAACGTCGCCCACGGCGCCCTCGTGCGCATCTACGCCGAAGACCCACTGCTGGCCGACCAGCTCGTCGCGAACTACCGAACGGCGGACATCAGTGACCAGCACCGGACGATGCTCGACGTCGCCGTGAAACTCACCGAGCGACCGGCCGAAGTCACTCGCGAGGACCTCGACGAACTCGCCGACGCTGGCTTCTCCGAGGAGGCAATCTGGGACATCGGGGCCGTGACGGCGCTGTTCAACCTCTCGAACCGGATGGCGATGTTCGCGGACATGCGTCCAAACGAGGAGTTTCACACGCTGGGACGCGGCGGAGAATAG
- a CDS encoding YkgJ family cysteine cluster protein: protein MEVQCRNCAGCCLDWRPLIDESESNETDESEGDDETKSTASAADDGQRGPFPSLDGVANLVPLARDEVRAFVDAGLGDVLTPRLWAAGEADPHVDVGERRVAAVHGRPAFFIGLRKSPKPVAPFGRTEAAVVPACVFLDPTTLQCRIHEDELYPAECGAYPAHNVALDQPTECERVEAATGERRLLSTDGAAAISGEDGPLFGPQAVGGKVFCHPDPSAIEGAVDRIARGEPTAADRAEFVAVAAASSPGTLAHSEPHYEQAREKTLETTSWAGSAIDEWERLAAAERDGESDAGSNLSPALAEQLEVDRGAPETPGWEDGGETTADETEP from the coding sequence ATGGAAGTGCAGTGTCGCAACTGCGCCGGCTGCTGTCTCGACTGGCGGCCGCTGATCGACGAGAGCGAATCCAATGAGACCGACGAGAGCGAGGGCGACGACGAGACGAAATCGACCGCGTCGGCGGCCGACGACGGCCAGCGTGGGCCGTTCCCGTCGTTAGACGGCGTGGCCAACCTCGTGCCGCTAGCGCGAGACGAGGTCAGGGCGTTCGTCGACGCCGGGCTGGGCGACGTGCTGACACCGCGGCTGTGGGCGGCTGGCGAAGCCGATCCACACGTCGACGTCGGCGAACGGCGGGTCGCGGCCGTGCACGGACGACCGGCCTTCTTCATCGGGTTGCGAAAATCCCCGAAACCGGTGGCCCCGTTCGGACGAACCGAGGCTGCCGTGGTCCCGGCCTGTGTTTTCCTCGACCCGACGACGTTGCAGTGTCGGATTCACGAGGACGAACTGTATCCGGCCGAGTGTGGCGCCTATCCGGCACACAACGTCGCGCTCGATCAGCCGACCGAGTGCGAGCGAGTCGAAGCGGCGACGGGTGAGCGACGGCTCCTGTCGACCGACGGCGCGGCGGCGATTTCCGGTGAGGACGGACCGCTCTTCGGCCCACAGGCGGTCGGCGGCAAGGTGTTCTGCCATCCGGATCCGAGCGCAATCGAGGGGGCGGTCGACCGGATCGCACGCGGCGAGCCGACCGCGGCCGACCGGGCCGAGTTCGTCGCCGTCGCCGCGGCATCGAGTCCCGGCACGCTGGCGCACTCCGAACCGCACTACGAGCAAGCGCGCGAGAAGACCCTCGAGACGACCTCGTGGGCTGGTTCGGCGATCGACGAGTGGGAACGGCTGGCCGCCGCAGAGCGAGATGGGGAATCGGACGCCGGTTCGAACCTGTCCCCCGCACTCGCGGAGCAGCTCGAAGTCGATCGCGGTGCTCCGGAGACACCGGGCTGGGAGGATGGCGGAGAGACGACCGCCGACGAGACGGAACCCTGA
- a CDS encoding DUF5789 family protein — MHLPGTVTLADELEYPATTDELIAAYGDQPIELPNGTETVGDALGRISRETFESPDEFRLTLQSALSDKAVGRVGYSDRDPNPPGSVYQPQQLSF, encoded by the coding sequence ATGCACTTGCCCGGCACCGTCACGCTCGCGGACGAACTCGAGTACCCGGCGACGACGGACGAACTGATCGCTGCGTACGGCGACCAGCCGATCGAACTCCCGAACGGCACCGAGACGGTCGGCGACGCGCTCGGCCGAATATCCCGGGAGACGTTCGAGTCGCCCGACGAATTCCGGCTCACGCTCCAGAGCGCGCTGAGCGACAAGGCGGTCGGCCGCGTCGGCTACAGCGACCGGGATCCGAATCCACCGGGGAGCGTCTACCAGCCCCAGCAACTCTCTTTCTGA
- a CDS encoding heme-binding protein translates to MDRRTPPDTAEGWYMLHDFRTVDWDAWREAPARRRERALADGVAYLEAAEAVADADSGGSTSVAVLGHEADLCFIHLRPTLSDLNALERRFERTELAAFTEHSDSYVSVTEASGYGGANDYFDPDAEADPGMKRYIESRLHPDIPDADYVSFYPMDKRRDSEYNWYDLPFDERAEHMSSHGDIGKTYAGKVRQIISGSAGLDDHEWGVTLFADDPADIKDLLYEMRFDPSSSKFAEFGRFRIGRQFEPAKLGAYMAGDSLTGEPSGATDSPHATGTGREHGGEADGFPHGDESGRPHGGGHGHGSGHDDGTHDHGDGSHDHGGDHAHGDDAGGAPDGVRSELEDLGVYAGKPHGEDVHAVVLYSAADPDELFSEVDGLRTNFDHYDTHVMTAVYEPTEVASEDAETAVASLWETESAAETAAGFLADLPEVVRQAGDRAPAGADGERGDRPANDDSWGTMGMFYTVKPDYRTDFVDTFADVGEALSGMDGHRKTDLLANREDENDMFIASRWDSREDAMAFFRSDDFAETVEYGRDVLEERPRHVFLA, encoded by the coding sequence ATGGACCGACGGACGCCACCAGATACCGCGGAAGGCTGGTACATGCTCCACGACTTTCGGACCGTCGACTGGGACGCCTGGCGCGAGGCGCCCGCTCGACGACGTGAACGGGCGCTCGCGGACGGTGTCGCCTATCTCGAGGCCGCCGAGGCGGTCGCCGACGCCGACTCGGGTGGGTCGACGAGCGTCGCCGTTCTCGGTCACGAGGCCGATCTGTGTTTCATCCACCTCCGACCGACGCTCTCGGATCTAAACGCACTCGAACGCCGGTTCGAGCGCACCGAACTCGCGGCGTTCACCGAGCACAGCGACTCGTACGTCTCGGTGACGGAGGCCTCGGGCTACGGCGGCGCGAACGACTACTTCGACCCCGATGCCGAGGCCGACCCGGGCATGAAGCGCTACATCGAGTCGCGACTCCACCCCGACATCCCCGACGCGGACTACGTCAGCTTCTACCCGATGGACAAACGCCGCGATTCCGAGTACAACTGGTACGACCTGCCGTTCGACGAGCGTGCCGAGCACATGTCGAGTCACGGCGACATCGGCAAGACCTACGCCGGCAAAGTTCGCCAGATCATCTCCGGCAGCGCCGGCCTCGACGACCACGAGTGGGGCGTCACCCTCTTCGCCGACGACCCGGCTGACATCAAGGACCTGCTCTACGAGATGCGCTTCGATCCCTCCAGTTCGAAGTTCGCCGAATTCGGCCGCTTCCGCATTGGCCGGCAGTTCGAGCCCGCGAAGCTCGGTGCGTACATGGCCGGCGACTCGCTGACCGGCGAGCCGTCGGGGGCCACCGACTCGCCGCACGCGACCGGCACGGGCCGCGAACACGGCGGCGAAGCGGACGGCTTTCCACACGGCGACGAGTCGGGGAGGCCCCACGGCGGCGGACACGGCCATGGCAGTGGTCACGACGACGGAACACACGATCACGGCGACGGATCGCACGACCACGGCGGTGACCACGCACACGGCGACGACGCCGGGGGCGCGCCCGACGGCGTCCGGAGTGAACTCGAAGACCTCGGCGTCTACGCCGGGAAGCCCCACGGCGAGGACGTCCACGCGGTCGTCCTCTATTCCGCGGCTGACCCCGACGAACTCTTCTCCGAGGTCGACGGCCTCCGGACCAACTTCGACCACTACGACACGCACGTGATGACCGCAGTGTACGAACCCACCGAGGTCGCGAGTGAGGACGCCGAGACCGCCGTCGCTAGCCTCTGGGAGACCGAGAGCGCCGCGGAGACCGCGGCCGGCTTCCTCGCGGACTTGCCCGAGGTAGTACGGCAGGCAGGGGACAGGGCGCCCGCTGGCGCCGATGGTGAGCGGGGCGATCGCCCCGCGAACGACGATTCCTGGGGAACGATGGGGATGTTCTACACCGTCAAACCCGACTACAGAACGGACTTCGTCGACACTTTCGCCGACGTCGGCGAGGCGCTTTCGGGCATGGACGGCCACCGCAAGACCGACCTCCTCGCCAATCGCGAGGACGAGAACGACATGTTCATCGCCAGCCGCTGGGACTCGCGCGAGGACGCGATGGCGTTCTTCCGCAGCGACGACTTCGCCGAGACCGTCGAGTACGGTCGTGACGTCTTAGAAGAACGACCGCGGCACGTGTTCCTGGCCTGA
- a CDS encoding PHP domain-containing protein: MTATRTAPYADLHVHTTRSDGSLDPEAVPTVAARAGLSVVAITDHDVGAPFAGPTIEATEWTDADAAPAGPGETTASETPPEGADVTLVAGIELRVEPADGEAVDLLGYGLRRTSALESTIDRIQQNRRERGRAIVDCVADRLDIDLDVSIDDGFGRPHVARAIDDHPDTDLDYQEAFDDLIGSDGPCYVSRELPSFERGRRLLADACDVVALAHPLRYRDPSAALDLASELDAVERFYPYGRTVDTAVVERAIERHDLLATGGSDAHGDRLGLAGLDRAQYDRLAPPGW; encoded by the coding sequence ATGACGGCGACGCGAACGGCGCCCTACGCCGATCTCCACGTACACACGACGCGGTCTGATGGTTCGCTCGATCCCGAAGCGGTCCCGACGGTAGCGGCGCGAGCGGGGCTCTCCGTCGTCGCCATCACGGACCACGACGTCGGGGCGCCGTTTGCGGGACCGACGATCGAGGCCACCGAGTGGACTGATGCCGACGCCGCACCGGCTGGACCTGGCGAGACCACAGCCAGTGAGACGCCTCCTGAGGGCGCCGACGTGACACTCGTGGCCGGAATCGAACTCCGGGTCGAACCCGCCGACGGCGAGGCCGTCGACCTGCTCGGCTACGGGCTCCGACGGACGAGCGCACTCGAGTCGACGATCGATCGGATCCAGCAGAACCGACGCGAACGCGGTCGAGCGATCGTCGACTGCGTCGCGGATCGACTCGATATCGACCTCGACGTGTCGATCGACGACGGGTTCGGTCGCCCACACGTCGCGCGTGCGATCGACGACCACCCCGACACCGATCTCGACTACCAGGAGGCGTTCGACGACCTGATCGGCAGCGACGGGCCCTGTTACGTCTCGCGGGAGCTGCCGAGCTTCGAGCGCGGCCGACGACTGCTCGCCGACGCCTGCGACGTCGTCGCGCTCGCCCATCCCCTTCGCTACCGCGACCCGAGTGCGGCGCTCGACCTGGCGAGCGAACTCGATGCCGTCGAACGCTTCTACCCCTACGGTCGGACCGTCGATACCGCGGTCGTCGAACGGGCGATCGAGCGACACGACCTGCTCGCGACCGGCGGGAGCGACGCGCACGGCGATCGGCTCGGGCTCGCCGGACTCGACCGGGCACAGTACGACCGTCTCGCCCCACCAGGCTGGTGA
- a CDS encoding DUF5784 family protein has protein sequence MARPLRFRYSPNAWSPGRVDRQVLQPLQENIGASDVDTRFDVGGEWRTYRFEMDNGDVALFASSDDEAYWMGNTETPQALWRTNKIGWDDAPYRIARWARRELLETLYDEDPWLESYPHLSWFFLPVFMSKDGRDSTRTFFREYDGGFPDTDRDTVLQYFEDLLRPGTLDPYRHTMAGKLGTSEHVDDVRMSAAMAEFIAARILTDAGYGLTPEIEVTTGHSLDFRAEGDETNVLVEVTRPQAPSTRAASGPIAAIRDTVQTKTSGQLSKHGGGAVLFVDCSSFPDDAWAAIRGERPDVRHRPAVVYRARPSGHVEGYRRGSVPIDLAPAVDFVG, from the coding sequence GTGGCACGGCCGCTTCGCTTTCGATACTCGCCCAACGCCTGGAGCCCGGGGCGCGTCGACCGGCAGGTTCTCCAGCCCCTCCAGGAGAACATCGGCGCCAGCGACGTCGACACCCGATTCGACGTCGGTGGCGAGTGGCGAACCTACCGCTTCGAGATGGACAACGGGGACGTCGCCCTCTTCGCCAGCAGCGACGACGAGGCCTACTGGATGGGCAACACGGAGACCCCACAGGCGCTCTGGCGAACGAACAAGATCGGCTGGGACGATGCCCCGTATCGTATCGCCCGCTGGGCGAGACGCGAACTCCTCGAGACGCTCTACGACGAGGACCCGTGGCTCGAATCGTACCCGCACCTCTCGTGGTTCTTCCTCCCCGTATTCATGTCGAAGGACGGTCGCGATTCGACCCGGACGTTCTTTCGCGAGTACGACGGCGGCTTCCCCGATACCGACCGCGACACCGTCCTCCAGTACTTCGAAGACCTCCTCCGGCCGGGCACGCTCGATCCCTACCGACACACGATGGCCGGGAAACTCGGAACGAGCGAACACGTCGACGACGTTCGGATGAGCGCCGCCATGGCGGAGTTCATCGCCGCCAGGATCCTCACGGACGCCGGCTACGGCCTCACGCCGGAGATCGAGGTGACGACTGGTCACTCGCTCGACTTCCGCGCCGAGGGTGACGAGACCAACGTCCTCGTCGAGGTGACGCGACCGCAGGCACCCTCGACGCGCGCCGCATCGGGGCCGATCGCCGCGATCCGGGATACCGTCCAGACGAAGACCAGCGGCCAGCTCTCGAAACACGGTGGTGGGGCCGTCCTCTTCGTCGACTGCTCGTCGTTCCCCGACGACGCCTGGGCCGCCATCCGCGGCGAACGCCCCGACGTCCGTCACCGACCGGCCGTCGTCTATCGAGCCCGACCGTCGGGACATGTCGAGGGGTACCGCCGGGGATCGGTTCCAATCGATCTCGCGCCGGCGGTCGACTTCGTCGGCTGA
- a CDS encoding helicase C-terminal domain-containing protein, with the protein MQPARIFDAFPAPSYRGNQERALQDIRDAFAADNDVVFVRAPTGSGKSLLARAIAGCARTVEEAEPSEASGAYYTTPQVSQLDDVAEDDLLADLNIIRGKGNYSCILPGEEGTPVNQAPCVRERGYDCDVKHRCPYFSDRAIASNREIAAMTLAYFMQTAGSEVFRKRDVVVIDEAHGLAEWAEMYATIHLGPRTIPFWDDLRVPDLDAADTDPIERAATYAENLAEVCTRRKDELLAQEQLTPAGVRERDRLQELIGELDWFVSDYRDPQSPTTWLVDQTTPPADASTSDEAVGPSDGAGDEPAGGPVTIKPMDPERYLAHTVWDRGNKFALLSATILNKDAFCRQVGLDPDDVALVDVGHTFPVENRPLYDVTQGKMTYEHRDETLPKIARAIVRIMAAHPDEKGIVHAHSYDIQEQLADTLSDFGVGARVRTHDRDGRDAALNAWKASDESDVFLSVKMEEALDLKGDLARWQVLCKAPFQNTSDSRVAHRLAEGQWAWYYRATLRTVMQACGRVVRAPDDYGATYLADESLLDCFDRARSDMPDWFAEQVDRMSTPDLPAFEPSAAVGDASATPAPTPDRSPPGTESDSTDSPTRRSRREQSSPLADVWDTDG; encoded by the coding sequence GTGCAACCAGCGCGGATCTTCGACGCCTTTCCCGCCCCGAGTTACCGCGGGAATCAGGAACGAGCCCTCCAGGACATTCGCGACGCGTTCGCGGCCGACAACGACGTGGTCTTCGTGCGCGCACCGACGGGCAGCGGCAAGTCCCTGCTCGCTCGCGCGATAGCCGGCTGTGCGCGCACCGTCGAGGAGGCCGAGCCGAGCGAGGCCAGCGGCGCCTACTACACCACGCCGCAGGTCTCTCAGTTAGACGACGTCGCCGAGGACGACCTGCTGGCCGACCTCAACATCATCCGCGGGAAGGGCAACTACAGCTGTATCCTCCCCGGCGAAGAGGGTACGCCGGTGAACCAGGCGCCCTGTGTGCGCGAGCGCGGCTACGACTGCGACGTCAAGCACCGCTGTCCGTACTTCTCCGACCGCGCCATCGCCTCCAATCGCGAGATCGCGGCGATGACGCTCGCGTACTTCATGCAGACCGCGGGCAGCGAGGTCTTTCGCAAGCGCGACGTCGTCGTCATCGACGAAGCCCACGGCCTCGCCGAGTGGGCCGAGATGTACGCGACGATCCACCTCGGCCCGCGGACGATCCCGTTCTGGGACGACCTTCGGGTGCCAGATCTGGACGCCGCCGACACCGATCCGATCGAGCGCGCGGCCACCTACGCCGAGAACCTCGCCGAGGTCTGTACCCGCCGCAAGGACGAGTTGCTCGCCCAGGAACAACTCACGCCCGCAGGGGTCCGCGAGCGCGACCGCCTGCAGGAACTCATCGGCGAACTCGACTGGTTCGTCTCCGACTATCGCGATCCCCAGAGTCCGACCACGTGGCTGGTCGACCAGACTACCCCGCCGGCCGACGCGTCGACGAGCGACGAGGCTGTCGGGCCGTCGGACGGCGCGGGCGACGAACCCGCAGGCGGGCCGGTGACGATCAAGCCGATGGACCCCGAGCGCTACCTCGCGCACACGGTCTGGGATCGGGGGAACAAGTTCGCCTTGCTCTCGGCGACGATTCTCAACAAGGACGCGTTCTGTCGACAGGTCGGCCTCGACCCCGACGACGTCGCGCTTGTCGATGTCGGCCACACCTTCCCCGTCGAGAACCGGCCGCTATACGACGTCACGCAGGGGAAGATGACCTACGAGCACCGCGACGAGACGCTCCCGAAGATCGCCCGCGCCATCGTCCGGATCATGGCGGCCCATCCCGACGAGAAGGGGATCGTTCACGCCCACTCCTACGACATCCAGGAGCAACTCGCGGACACACTCTCCGATTTCGGCGTCGGTGCCCGGGTCCGAACGCACGATCGCGACGGCCGCGACGCCGCCCTGAACGCCTGGAAAGCCTCGGACGAGTCCGACGTCTTCCTCTCGGTGAAGATGGAGGAAGCGCTCGATCTGAAGGGCGACCTCGCGCGCTGGCAGGTCCTCTGCAAGGCCCCGTTCCAGAACACCAGTGACTCCCGGGTGGCCCACCGCCTCGCCGAGGGACAGTGGGCCTGGTACTACCGGGCGACGCTCCGAACGGTCATGCAGGCCTGCGGTCGCGTCGTCCGTGCCCCCGACGACTACGGGGCGACCTACCTCGCCGACGAGAGCCTGCTCGATTGTTTCGACCGCGCTCGATCCGACATGCCCGACTGGTTCGCCGAACAGGTCGATCGCATGTCGACGCCGGACCTCCCGGCGTTCGAGCCATCGGCCGCAGTCGGCGACGCGAGTGCGACCCCCGCGCCGACACCCGACCGCTCGCCGCCCGGCACCGAGAGCGATTCGACTGACTCCCCGACACGACGCTCCCGCCGAGAACAGTCGAGCCCGCTGGCGGACGTCTGGGACACCGACGGGTGA
- a CDS encoding DUF6757 family protein: MHCHYCDRPAAFAAESDGVTVGLCETHFQERLEELADADGLDALKEHVDVDRTE; encoded by the coding sequence ATGCACTGTCATTACTGCGATCGACCGGCGGCGTTCGCCGCCGAGTCGGACGGAGTGACGGTGGGTCTCTGTGAGACGCACTTCCAGGAACGCCTGGAGGAACTCGCCGACGCCGACGGTCTCGACGCCCTCAAAGAACACGTCGACGTCGATCGAACGGAGTAA